Genomic DNA from Marinobacter sp. LV10MA510-1:
ATGTTGGCGCCTAGCGCAACGTGGCGGAACGGCACCAAAAGGCGTAAAAGCTGTTTTTGAGTTTCCTCAGGCAGGCGGGTGAGCAGGTTACGCTTGTCACAAAACGCAAAACTGCTTTCCGCAGCTTCCTGCATTTTTGCCCGATTGCCCACGTAAGCGCCGTAGAAAAACTGGCGCGGGTCGGTCACCGAATACCAATCTTCCATGCGCAAGGCTGTGCGTGTGGGATCATTCAAGGTGCGCTTCGGATCCCAAAGCGGGCGGTAATGAAAGTTGGTCGTGGCCGCAAGGTCAAAGCTGGCTTCCTGATAGCGAGTTGCCGGCTTATCGCCAAAGCGACGCGCAATAGCCGAGTAGGTATTGCGAATGGGTTCCACCGAGGTGGTTTTAATCTCAACACTCATATCTGCCTTCCCATCGTTGTTTTTGTGAATTAGATGTTGGCGTTAATTTTTGCGGTAATTAGCGATGTCCTTTTTCACCAAAACGCCACTTGACCATATCCTCATCGACTAAACGGATCTGATCGGAGCTCATGTGAATAACGTTGTTATGCTTGCAAAAAAGCTGGAATGCGGCCTTGGGTAAAACCAGCTCCACGAAAAGCTCCGGATGCCCGATAGCAAAATCAAATTCCACGAATTTGTCCTCCGGCGCGCTGCGAACGCGGATATAGCGGGTTAGCTCGTCAAACTTCGTAGCCTGTTCGCTCATGATTGGCCCCATTGAATTTGTTATTGGCTAGGGTAGTCAAAGCAACACATGTGCCAGTTCACAAAGTAAATTGGTAAGCAATTGTTCTATTTATGGTTTTAAAAAATTTGAAAACTTAAACGACTGATTCGTAGCCTAGCGAAGGTCGCGGAGGAGTGAACTTTTTTATCATTTGATCAACAAGTCAAACTAAAATAATCAAATGCTCAGGCACCGATATCGAAAGACCAGGATTCCCCGTTTTTACCATTTGATTGATTATTGTGACGGTTAGCGTGTTATATAGATAAAGCACCACTTTATAAGCCGCACTTTTTGTGTTCCCTAAATACAACAATTAGATGGGACCTTTTGATATGCCTTTGAGCCACAAGCCAAAGCTGAATTATGCAGATTTTCAGGACCTTACAGAACAAATTCGTTTTCAGAGCACAGAGGGAAAGATCTGGTTTGGCGAGCAACGAATGCTGCTTATGCACTTGGGCGCCATGGCCGCATTTCGACGTGAAATGGTCAACACGTTGGGCGTTGAGCGTTGAGCGTACGAAAGGCTTTTTCTTGCGGCTGGGTTATCAATCTGGCCTGAGAGAT
This window encodes:
- a CDS encoding phenol hydroxylase subunit, translating into MSEQATKFDELTRYIRVRSAPEDKFVEFDFAIGHPELFVELVLPKAAFQLFCKHNNVIHMSSDQIRLVDEDMVKWRFGEKGHR